Below is a window of Granulicella pectinivorans DNA.
TCACCAGGCTAAGGCGCAGTTGGCCGCCTGTGTGATGGCGCTCAAGGCAGGTGTAGAGGTCGTACCGGTTTGGAATAAGTCCAACCGCGAACACATGATTATCGGCTCCGAGCCGAAGAACACCCGCATCGCCGCAGATGAGGCTGTGAAGGAGCTTGGCTGGACAAAGCCCTACTTTCTGGATGCGGACCATATCAATTTGAAGACGGTCGAGCGGTTCATGGAGCCCTGCGACTTCTTTACGCTGGACGTCGCCGACATGATCGGCAAGCCGGCCGATCCGGAAGAGGTGCTGGCATTCGTACACCGGCATCCGGAGCTGGTGGGTGAGGTTTCAATCCCTGGCGTTGAGACGCCTTTCCAAACGGACATCGAGTTCGTCAAGGGCGTTGCGAACAAGTTCCTCGCGGCTGTGCAGGACGCAGGCAAGATCTACGCGCATCTCCTTGAATTCAAAGGAGCGGGCCGTTTCGTTCCTGAGATTTCGATGGATGAGACGGACTATCCGCAGACGCCGGTTGAACTGCTGATTATCCTGGCTGCGATCGCCGATGAGAAGATTCCGATCCAGACCATTGCGCCGAAGTTCACTGGCCGCTTCAACAAGGGCGTCGACTACGTGGGCGATGTGGCGCAGTTCACCAAGGAGTTCGAGGAAGACCTCGCGGCCATCGCATTCGCGATCAAGCAGTACGGCCTTCCCGCGAACCTCAAGCTGAGCGTCCACTCGGGTTCGGATAAGTTCTCCATTTACAAGGCGATCCACGACGGCGCCAAGAAGTTCGGAGCGGGCGTTCATCTCAAGACGGCCGGTACGACGTGGCTCGAAGAGCTGATCGGTCTCGCCGAGGCGGGTGGATCAGGCCTCGAGATCGCCAAGGAGGTATATGCCGAGGCGTTCGCACATGCGGATGAGCTCTGCGCCCCTTACGCGACGGTCATCAACATCGATCCGGCTGCCCTGCCCACGCCCGAGACGGTCAACGGCTGGACGAGCGAGCAGTACACGTCGGCGCTCCGCCACGATCAGTCCAACCCGGCCTATAACCAGAGCTTCCGTCAGTTGCTGCATGTGGGCTTCAAGGTGGCGGCGAAGATGGGCGACAAGTACCTTTCGGCGCTTGAGGCCAATGAGGAGAGTGTCGCGCGCAATGTGACGACGAACCTCTTCGAACGGCACATCAAGCCCGTGTTCCTGGGGCTGTAGGTCTCTATTTCTCAACGGGCGTAGCTTCCCTGGAGGCTACGCCCTTCACTTCTTTTGGGAGTTGGAACGGCATGATCGTAGTCATCATGGGTGTGAGCGGGTCGGGCAAATCGACGATCGGTGGACTTCTTGCGGAGCGGATCGGCACGGTCTTTGCAGACGCGGACGACTTTCATCCGCAGGCCAACAAGGACAAGATGGCTGCGGGCCATCCCCTCAACGATGAGGATCGTCAGCCATGGCTGGAGGACCTGAACCGTCTGCTGAAGAGCTGGTATGAGGGTTCAGGGAGCGGCGTCTTGGCTTGTTCAGCCTTGAAGGAGAAGTACC
It encodes the following:
- a CDS encoding tagaturonate epimerase family protein; translation: MSDGLQLPKFSIGVGDRFAHQAKAQLAACVMALKAGVEVVPVWNKSNREHMIIGSEPKNTRIAADEAVKELGWTKPYFLDADHINLKTVERFMEPCDFFTLDVADMIGKPADPEEVLAFVHRHPELVGEVSIPGVETPFQTDIEFVKGVANKFLAAVQDAGKIYAHLLEFKGAGRFVPEISMDETDYPQTPVELLIILAAIADEKIPIQTIAPKFTGRFNKGVDYVGDVAQFTKEFEEDLAAIAFAIKQYGLPANLKLSVHSGSDKFSIYKAIHDGAKKFGAGVHLKTAGTTWLEELIGLAEAGGSGLEIAKEVYAEAFAHADELCAPYATVINIDPAALPTPETVNGWTSEQYTSALRHDQSNPAYNQSFRQLLHVGFKVAAKMGDKYLSALEANEESVARNVTTNLFERHIKPVFLGL
- a CDS encoding gluconokinase; amino-acid sequence: MIVVIMGVSGSGKSTIGGLLAERIGTVFADADDFHPQANKDKMAAGHPLNDEDRQPWLEDLNRLLKSWYEGSGSGVLACSALKEKYRDTLKTGIPEGKVHFVLLEGDPKLIEERMKARPGHYMKANMLASQIATLEVPADALKVKNIGPPEEVVTGILRDLTAKG